In Paroedura picta isolate Pp20150507F chromosome 15, Ppicta_v3.0, whole genome shotgun sequence, the genomic window TTGGCTAGGTTGTTCCTTATCAGCACATGTATTAATAGGCCCTAATGCATGCATGCAATTCCACTTGATTATTTTTAGTTTAATTGTAAGCCATCTAGAGTTTATATAAAATAGGCAGGATAtaattctttgtttttaaaaaaatacaaattactTAAATCaatgttggggtgggggagaaagacaTTGGGTGTAAAAACGTAGGCTAGAGATTGTCCATTCTCAACTCGAAGGAGAGCACAGTGCCCTTAATAGCAACCTGGCAAGCAGAAATTCAATAGGTATAGCTTATCTTGTTCCACAAGGGCAGTGAGGGAAGACTCTACACCTGTTACTCTGACCGAGTGCTGTGCTCTTAAAGATACAGAGCCTGAAATTCAGGAGCCTGAAATTCTACTAGTAGCAATGTACTGTATCCCTTTAAGAAGAAGGGAGCGGGGTCTCCTCCGTCGACTTTAAAGGGCCAGTACAGCTCACAACTGGACTTGAAAACGTGCATTTTAAATCACTCGTCTTAAAATAATGCGTTATTTAGAGGAATTTGTGAGCTGATATATATCCAACAGCATTAGGGTGGGAGGGACAGAATTACCCCATTGTACAACAACATCCGGGGCGATTCACGGAATGGAGTTTTGAACATGGCGAACCGGCTGCAGAGTTAACTTTTTGGGGGTAAGTGTTAGAAGGGAGGAGGGTCTCGTAAATGTTCCAGCACTTGGGAGGATCTAACCCTTCACTGTCTGTGCAGGCCCACCATGTTGTTTCTCAGCCCTTGATGAACGATGATCTTGAGTGGCACAAAGCCCAACACGTAACCAACCTATGGAAACTCGCTGCCTCAAGAACGTCGTGGATGGCCACAAGCTTTGATGGCTTTTAAAAACCAGGTCTAGTCACAGAAGATGGCTCTTCGATTCAATGGCTGAAcggaatctccatgttcagaaaCTGAGTACTTCTGAACACCAGTTTCGGAGGAGCAACAACTGGCCTCAGTGGGCTGTTTACGGCCCCTCCAAGAGCACTACGGAGACAGTATGCTGGACCAGATGCACCGTTGGTCTGGTCAAGTTGGGCCCTCCTGATTTTAACGTGTATTGGAGCACACCAAGATCACAGCTCACCACGGTCTAGAGAAACTTCCTAAGCGTGGGTTGGCTGCAGAAGCACCGTTATCTGAAATGTTGGACCCTTGCTAAGACCAGTCAACCCGCCCAAGAAATCAAATCTTTGGCACTTTTCACCAGGTACAAGATGGTTTGGTGAATCAGCAATCGGGTCACCGGAGACTCCTGTATACGTTCTACGGGCGAGGAGTAAGTtatcacaaaatgtcttttggttTTCAAGACTTTGTCACTAACGCTTTAGCAATGCAACATAGATAAAGAGGATAATAATTCTCAAGACAGGGAACAGGTGATGGGTGGACACAGACTCCggagcattcacagaatcaaagagacACAGAAACCAACCTGGCGGCATTTCCACCAAAGCCAAAGTAGTAACACCAATGTGATGCCCAAGCAAGACTGCCTTACTTCATCCAACCTGCGGGTTGCTAAATTTCACGTGGCGAAACAGTATCGGTTGGTCTTTGCGAGAGAATATTCAGGCAAGGGAGAATTACGCATCCCATTAGTTTCAGAAACGGAAATGGGAagaaccaaaaacaaaaaagctacCAATCCAGTCTCGAAAAGCAATTGAAGTGGGACGGACAGACATTGTAGCTACCGGACGGAATGAAATTCAAAACCAAATCTGCGTTGGGACGAGACACCCTAACACTGGgaaagactggggggaggggaagtcggAGACAACCAGAAAATAGATCCAAAGTTCTCAAAACGCTAAACATCACCACTTCTGGCTGAACTCACCTAGGACAACCCAGAACAACGACAGATTTCCAAACAAAAACGAACcgaggggagagaaaaaagatACACTGCCGTTTGCAGAAGATGGGATTGGAAATACAATGCAAATTCTCTTTCTGTTTGATTTATCTGCTTTGTTGGTTTTTACATATATACACAAGTCCACCAAGAAAATGGTAACCACAGTGCAACGTCTTGAGGGCCTTGCATCCGGGACAAGGGTAAATTGTGCATTCTCTGTGTGTCGAGGAGACACACTGTCTGGGTGAGTAAAAGGAAGTCCTTAGCGGTCATCCATGGAGGAACGGGCGTACAGGTGCTCCTCGTAGACAAGACAAGTTCTACCGCCCTTCATTAGTCTCGGATTTTTCAGAGGTGTCTCGGACTAGGATGCCCATTATGGTACAGCTTCTGTTTGATATGTACCATGTTCCCAGTCGGCTCGTCGTACTGCCTGTGATGACGTTTTCTGAATTCCTTGAAGTTACAAAATTTCGGGATCCACGACCATGAATTGTCTggaaagagaagaggggaaatgggggtggggtgggggttaaggagagagagaaagagagacctcagcatggctttaaaaaaaaaacaaccccaattGACATTCCGTGAAAGCACTATAATCTTATAGCAATATGCCTGCCCAGTTTCCCTAAATTCCCATGTTTCGTTTCTTTTTTAAGtatatgaccatttctgcaccagaggctcctcattgggctgcaggctggagtgtaAGCCAGGGTAGGTTACCCTACCTCTTCGTTCTCCCTCATGGTGCACCACATCCGCCACTGATTTGTGCTCCCGCGTAGGAGCTAAAACAGTGAAGTTCCCCGTGTGGAAACAGAAGTTTGTTTCTCCTCTCAATCAGATTCTTTGCCCCCTTTCAGCAGCAGGCACTtagctctcttgcatatttaaactctgcccgcACTCTCCACCTTCTTCACACCCAGCCTCCCCTGGCCAAATCAACCCACGTTTCAAGCCCTTCCGGGCTACGGGCCACTTACCATACCGTCGACTTGTTCTCCAGGCTCGCACGGCGTAATGGAGGACCCCGTCCATCCACACCAGGAACCAGCTTATACAGAAGCCCAGCAAAAGTCCCAGCATCAGGTCAATTTCCTGCTTGGTTACATTGTCAGTCACAAAGTAGTTCTCCGAGGAATCCACCACGGATTGGTCTCCATCGTACGGGATGACATAGTGGACGTGGTGTCtgttgggaggtgggggagggagacaagaAAGGAGGAGAGTATCAGCGATGGGGGAGGCGAGGATGGCTGATCGGGTAGGGAGGAGGGGCTCTTTCGAAATCCTGACTCCTGGCTTCTGAACTGTGAGTGCCTCGTTTTGTCCCTTTCTTTTTGTAAAATTGAAACGGTGATCCTTACTTTCACACCATTCTGTTTCCTGGCTCCATTCTGTGTGGGGGGAGTCATGAAATGGATGCATctttcaacatttatttattatctatatcgatgatagacagacagacagacaacctTTCGCCCCAGCTGGGACTCAAAGCTGCTAATGTCCTTCCCTTCGGTAGATTAAGCTGAGagtctgtgattggctcaagtttccatggcagagtgaaatTATAATACGGATATCCCCATGAATTATATTTTTTAACTTTTGAGCCTTATCTTTTCAGTCGCACAAATGGCCAAAAATCAGCTTACCTTCAGTTTggcaagcaacattttaaaaaagtgtATCAATCAGGGTTTatgcaaaatgtaaaataaaaattttaaccTACACAATAAATTCATATTGGCAGAAAAGGAGAGACGGTATCGATACGTCCCCCGCAGTAACAGCCATTAAGTCCTGGACTTTTAGTTACCAAACAGGTCAATTGGAAAGCAAAGAATCATTCTTCTGTCAATGAGAAATGAAACCGGCATAAAACACAAAAAGAAGCAACATTTGGATGGAATTGGGATGATTGACAGGGGAGGGGCATATGAGTTTATAGAAAAAAGAGGGACTTCTTTTCTtgtatataatcatagagtttctgataagttgatatatatatattcatcatAAAATCAGAAGCATTCTTTTTCTTCCCAATCTCACTCATTCTCTTTTTTTTTATGTGTCTTTTACATTATACCCTTCCATCAAAGTCATCCGAGCAAAACACGCCACTCAAAATAACCCCTCGTGGGACAGCTGGAGCACACTACCTCCAATGCGCACACCCTGAGCATCATTCCACACAGCTCCAGGGGGTCCCtcgctccttctcctcctccttccttcacgcTTGCACACGCACCCTCCCGGCTGCCTCTCGCTCTGCTCGCTCAGGGGGCTGGGCCCGCGTTGGCATGGGCTGCCACAGCAGCCCTGGCAGCCAATCGGCTTCTGAGCAGGCCAGCCAGCGTCAACCACATGCCTGCCGGCATCGCAACAGCCCGCATCAGGCCACTGCAGAAGGAACTTGGGTTACTGCAGCGTGCAAGAAGATGCAGCTAGAGGCTCCGCTCCCGAGCAAACGCCGCTCACAGGACCGACACATCTGCTCCCGTTCTCCCCGGCTGAGCTGCTTCTGGAGCATCCCTGCTAGGGGAAAAGTTCCTTTTCCTGCACAGATGCCGAAAGGGGCCGCCTCTGATTTCGATCCCTGCGCATGTATGCGCACCCCCAGAATCCGTCCCCCTCTGTGGAAGTTCAGAGCAAGCAGGCTGAGAAAACAGGGCTTCCTCACACACTCCCAACAGCCCCCAAATACTCATTAGTCTAGAAACATTAGATGTGTTCCAAGTTGCGGCTCTTGTATAATCAACCAAACTAGATTGATGTTCAGGTTTCAaatagcattgtgtgtgtgtgtgtgttttaagaggGAGTTTATCCCGGACTGCACATTGCTCCAGAAGCCGACGCAGGGCAGATGACTGCAGATGAATTCAACTTGCcagcagttgggggggggtgtcaaaggGGTGTCTTTCGAATGCGCCATCGTTCCTGTTTCCACCAGCGCAGTGCTGGAGACGTCGGCCCTCTGTACACAGAGGCCTTCTGGCTTCCAATGCTCCGGAGGGATCTCCCAGAAGCGCCGTGGAATAGATGCGCAAAGAGTCCCGTCGCGGCCCCCGGAGAGGGCTTCCAAATATTGACACACAACCAGATGGCGCTCAAAGGCCGAGTGGCTCGGAGGCTGCAAACCGCTGTGAATTGTAGGAATCGGATCGGCAGAGTTGGGCCTCTGCTGCCATCTCACAGGAAACCCTGGACCAGGTCAGGGGGACGCAGTGTGGTCTCCTGAGATGCCTGTCCTCCTGTTCTCCTGtttaaaagcaagtttctagtcctgatGCTGCCGAAAGGACACTCAAAAGGACATGGCCCAGGCTTCAAGCGCCTGAAAGGAGGCCAGTGGGGAGTCAAAAGAGCAGACTGaggcttttcttggggggggagcACTGCAGGAGAGGATGTTGggttaccatcctccaggtggggcctgtagatCTCCCTGAATTAACTGAGAGCCAACATAGTGtcgaatcacagaatcctagaattggaaggggtcatccagaccatccagtccaaccactTGTTTGAGGCATGATCAACCTAAGGCATCCGTGAAGTGCTCAgctgctttgcatatttaaactctgccaacaatgccTCTCTCCATAAAGTTCCTGGCAATTCCCGGAGCAACCACCATTGCTTTTGGCaattccctggaagtgacatcacctcaaGAGATCAGTCGCTCTGGCAATAATACCAGCTTTGGGCTATGGCATCACACCTCTGCTCAGCATCTTCCCCACCCTAAACTCTGGCTCACagctccagaaatttcctaacccaaagctgGCCACCCTAAGGCACAGGGAGAGCCAGAGCTTGCCCTCCAAATCCTACCAATCACAGTTAATcccaggaggaaaggagaaatccTGTCGTTCAGCAACCGGCAAAGATGAGGCCAATTAAAAGGCCGTCACCGTTTCCTTGGC contains:
- the TMEM240 gene encoding transmembrane protein 240 isoform X2, with the translated sequence MDMNALLDRFHNYILPHLRGEDRVCHCNCGRHHVHYVIPYDGDQSVVDSSENYFVTDNVTKQEIDLMLGLLLGFCISWFLVWMDGVLHYAVRAWRTSRRYDNSWSWIPKFCNFKEFRKRHHRQYDEPTGNMVHIKQKLYHNGHPSPRHL
- the TMEM240 gene encoding transmembrane protein 240 isoform X1, translated to MSMNANTMIFMILGASIVMAIACLMDMNALLDRFHNYILPHLRGEDRVCHCNCGRHHVHYVIPYDGDQSVVDSSENYFVTDNVTKQEIDLMLGLLLGFCISWFLVWMDGVLHYAVRAWRTSRRYDNSWSWIPKFCNFKEFRKRHHRQYDEPTGNMVHIKQKLYHNGHPSPRHL